The Halorubrum sp. BV1 genome contains the following window.
GGTCGAGAGGGCCGATTCGGCGTCACTCGGATCCTCGATGAGCGGCGTCTGCGCCTCGATGGTGCAGGTGAAAAGCTCGTGGTCGAACCCCTCGGGGATCTCCGGCGGGGGATCTCGCCCGTAGACGAGGTCGTCGGTTCCGGACGTCGGGCGGCCCTCGGCATCCACGATGTAGAACTCCTCTTCGATGCCGAGCGTCCCCATCCGAGCGAACGCGTCCCGCGAACCGAGGTCCATTACCCGTCCGTTCCGCCCCCGCGCTCTTATATCGATTGGAACCCGAAACGCGGAACCGGTGCTGTGAGGGTATCTTCCGAGAGCGTGGCCGTGCCGCCGCTCACCACGCCTCGCCGCTGGCCAGATCGACGTCGGCGTCCGGTTTCGCGGAGGGGCAGATGTCGGCGAGCACGCACTCGCCGCAGTCGGGATTCCGCGCGGTACACACCGCGCGCCCGTGGTCTATCATGAGATGTGTGAATTGTTGCCAGTCGCTCTCGGGGACGATCTCGAGGAGGTCCTGTTCGATCTTCGTCGGGCTCTCTTCGTCGGTAATTCCGAGCCGCCGGGTGAGCCGCTGGACGTGGGTGTCGACGACGATCCCCTCGACGACGTCGTGGCCGTGCTGGAGGACGACGTTCGCCGTTTTCCGTCCGACGCCCGCGAGATCCGTCAGCTCCGACATCGTGTCCGGAACCTCGCCGTCGTGTTTCTCCGCGATGTCCGCACACGCAGAGCGGATGTACGACGCCTTGTTGTTGTAGTAGGTGATGGAGTGTATCGCTTCCGCGAGTTCCTCTTGGGGCGCGTCGGCGTAGTCTTCGGGCGTCTCGTACGTCTCGAACAGGTCGGCACACACCGTGTTCACGCGCTCGTCCGTACACTGCGCCGAGAGGATCACGGCGATGAGAAGCTCCAGCCGGTTCGAGTAGTTGA
Protein-coding sequences here:
- the nth gene encoding endonuclease III, yielding MGTPLDSREDQVAEVLDRLYEEYPDSTISLNYSNRLELLIAVILSAQCTDERVNTVCADLFETYETPEDYADAPQEELAEAIHSITYYNNKASYIRSACADIAEKHDGEVPDTMSELTDLAGVGRKTANVVLQHGHDVVEGIVVDTHVQRLTRRLGITDEESPTKIEQDLLEIVPESDWQQFTHLMIDHGRAVCTARNPDCGECVLADICPSAKPDADVDLASGEAW